The sequence below is a genomic window from Strix uralensis isolate ZFMK-TIS-50842 chromosome 11, bStrUra1, whole genome shotgun sequence.
CTGTCAGACATGGTAGCAAGATTAATATTAAAGAGACACATAGAAAAAACAAAGACTAttccatttcccttttttcctgttattATCCATTATCTGGCAAGAGTTTCATGTGTTTGGTTTATATAGTCTCAACCCTGAACACCTGTGCCTTCATGCATACACCCAAAGCCTATGGAAAAATTTGGtctgtgtaaaagaaaaattaaggaccataaaaataatctcatttctgATGATCTATAGACATCCCATCAGCAGCACTTCATCCTTATAATTCAAATAAGAAACCCACGCCTAAACTTTGTGATAATCCCAGCCATCTAACCTTAAAACACAGTGTAATGTTTTTGCAGTAGGAAGCCCAAACAACTAAGGAGCTTCTTCCCTGAGCAAGGAACTACCCAGACACAACCAAAACCTCCAACGATACTGCTGTTGTCCAACGGAATGCTAGAGAAAGTCTCGAATTTGCAAACTTAAGCAgcaatgctttaaatatttatgctCGTGTTTACTTtttggagaagagagaaatgcCGTTCACTCAAGAGGAAGTTAAGCAAATGTAGGCACGCAGGACCCGAGCCTGAGAAAATAAGACGCTCTTTTTAACctcaatacaaaaaaaaaaagcccgtcTCCAGGACCAGGCTGGGAGCTTCACAAACTACAGGCAACATGACAGCAAAACAGCCCACCTAAAACCAACCAAGTTCCTTCGCATAGATGGCAGTTCTTCTCAGGCACTCGGTCTGCCTTCGTACTTCTCAAGTATTTTGCATGCAAGTGGGACTGCAATCCCATTTTATTTATAAACCAGTGGGACGCAGGAATTTCTGAAATCGAGTTTGACCAGCTAAGACACTTCAAGCAGCTCAACGACTTTGTTTTCTCCCtaataaaggtatttttaaaggaattacgTTCAAAAACTGCACGGTTTGGAGTGAGAACTagaatttggaagaaaatggCCATGCTATGCCCACCAAAACCAACCACCCCAAGCGGCTTTAGAAACTCTCAGATCACATCCATTCACTCAACTCAAGGTATTTAAGGCTTCAGGACGATGTGCTGTGCTTGGTCCCAAGGCTGTAACGGTGAACCCCAGTCTTCCTCACCAGCTGCCCAGTGATGCCAAGCTGAAAAACCAGTGGAGGGACCAGCACCATCCCTGTGCTCCCAGTACTCCCCCTGTTGACTTGCGGGGGATGCAGAGGAGCAATCCATCCATCTGGGGCTGGATACCGTCCTTCCAGAAATCAAGCGGTGTACATGGGTGATTAGAATTTCTAGTACAGCCCTACCTCGAAACAAGCTAAATTAAGGTTGTGCAGGTAACCTCAGGTTTCACGTTTCCCAAGTGCCTGACCTCACATGCTTCACATTCTCAGAGGTTTTCTTGCAAACATGATGAACGCTCACTAAAATCACCATGAACATCCTAGATAAAAACAATTTAGGCATAAAACACTTAGATGGTTAGATTTTCCTAGCGAAGGATACCAAAGGTTTGCCAGCCTGAGTTTTAGATAGCATGTACGAGTGCCAGTGTTTGTGAAAGATAGTGCAACAGCAGATGTCACGTCAGCCATTTGATACCTTTAAATCTTAAAATGCAgcttccccaccccaaaaaaaagaaaaaaggtaaaaacgtGAACTTTATAAATCATAACTAGAGCTGCAGATGCACAGAAGAAATAACTCTGAGGCATGTTCTGCAAAACTGAGCCTACATtttagtacatttttaaaaataaaagagaattggGGAAttcaaataaagctttttttcagatttttcaggaGCGCTACCGATGGACCATAGGCCTTTCAATAAAGATGAAACACCTCTAAAGCCATCCTGATTTATATACTGATcgcaataaataaatatatctaaaGTTGCATCATCACTGATAGCCCAGGAAACAAAAGCTTAATAGTCGTGTGCCACGGCTGCTGAATTACCTTCCCTAGCATCAGCAGCCGGACCGACAGCTTCCAAAACAGTCTCTGGGATGAAAAATCACAGCCAGGAGCGAGAGCAAAGGCTGGGAAAGCCTTCATAAGGGAAAAACGCaaagaaaatctgaattttttaaaatttttaaaaatgagaaaagtcACTGAAATGGATGAGTTTACTCAAAAATTCAGGGGAAATTGTCATTATGGCATGACTCCACGACGAAGGGCTGAAGAGAAGATGCTCTTCAGTGATAACGCAGCCTGTCTGACCCCAGCCGGACTTTGCTGGCGCCCGTGGTTAAGCTCAGCTCAGTAAGGTCGTGCTTAAGCATTCACAGCCCATCACCACCGCATCCGTGCGCATCTCGTCAGGAGAGTCCCATGTCATTTCCTAACTCTCTCCTGGGAAAAGAGTCGGGAAAATGCTCGAGCCGGCCCAAAACCCATTTCTGCAACTAACAATCTATTTATGAAGCGATTTGTTAAAGCGCTTCATTACCAATTTAGCAAAACACCAagctccttttttcctccccgtAGCAGCGATCTCCTCCTTCCTTTGCCGCTacgtgattatttttttatacgCCGATGGGCAGGGTAACGTGCACTGCAGCAAGGGATGTGAAAGCCATGATTTCTGCTGAGCTCACGCTCCTGACTTTATTAATCTCAGCTTGATTTCAGGATATGAAAACGTAAATGGAGGAGGATCTATAAGCAGAAGGGCGGCAAAACGCCCGGTTCTGAACTTACAGCAGGTCTTACCGCGAGTCACGTCGGAGGAttttggaggggggtggggggggagggataAAGCAAAGGCTGTTTCAGCTACATTTAGGAAAATTCCAGAAAGAAATATCGATTATTTCAACCTTCGGAGGAGCAGTGCTCCCGTAAAGGTCCGGCATGTTGGGGAGCAAGCTGCCATGGAGTCCAATACTGCgttaaaaaccagaaatatctCGTCTGGACGGGGTGGGAATCATTAACGCTGCTCTCGTAACGGGCTGCTCCTCTGCCAGAGGACGGGGAGAACCGTGACCCGGTGCCGTCGCAGTGCTCGGCGTCGGGGCTGTTTCCTCACTCGGtgcagtggcggggggggggggggagggttgCGGGGCTACCTCCAGCCCACGGACCCACTGGTGACACTGGAAACACTAAGGGAGATAAAACACCCCTCCCCTCCAGGCTGGGTTTTTTATGTCTTGCCTGTCCAACCCAGCCCAAAAATGGGTGTAAACGGCAGCGTAGTGGCGTCGGGGGATTGAAAACGCGGAGCCCCGCTGGCACCCTCAGCATTCCCACGCGTGGGGGAGCCCCCGCGGGGCCCGCCCGGGAGGGAGCCGGCCCGCACCTTGCGCCCGCAGCGTCCCCCGAGGGGCTCGGTCACGCGTGGGGGCGAAGCTCGAGTGGGCCCAGCCATCTTTACCCGCTGCGGGAGCCCCCACGCCACCGGAGGGACTCGCCCTCCTCCGCCGAACAAAGGCTCCCGCCGGCTCCGCGGCGGCACCGGGCGATGCTCCGCCGCGCCAAAGGGGCTCGCCTCACGCTGAGCGCGGGACGGCGCCGACCCCAGCGCCGGCGCCGCTCCCACCTCACACGCACCCGGaggcccccgccccgctcccactgccccgccgccgctcacCTGGGTGTCGGGGCGCGGCGCAtccctcgcccgccgccgccgctgaggGGGGCTCCCGCGGGGCGCTGCTgagggggccggggcggggaggggcggggggagcaggggagcGATCgggcgctcccgccgccgccgcccgggcgcTGCCCGACTGCCCGCGCGCGCCTCCCGCgcgcacccgccgccgcccgcgcgccgccggcaggggggggggggggggggggggcgggcggaggggggagggaggtgcgcgctccgctccgcccctcgccccgcccctcgccccgcccttctggccccgccccctcccgctccTTCCGCGCCTGCGCATACTGTGCGGCCGCTGAGGCGTTACGACGCGGCGCTGCCAGCTTTACGGCAGCGCTCAGCAACCGGCCGGTGCCGGCGTCGCGGAGGGTGAGCGGGCTATGAGGCGGCAGGTgagcggcggcgcggggagggcccGGCCCGGGTCGGGTGGCGTTGCCATGGCAACAGCGGTGTCGGTGGGGTCTCGGCAGTGGTTGCCGTGCCCGGTGGGTGCGCAAGCCGTAGCCGTTGGGGGTCCGTGCCGGCCTCCACCGGGCCCGGAGGCTTCAGAGCGCGTTTTGAGGGGAAAATGGTTAAAATCGTTAGACGTAGAGCCGCGTTACCGGCACCGGGTGTCGAGCCGGAGCTGCCCGCCATGGCTTGGCCTTGGGTGGGCTCGCAGGGAGCGGTGCTACCGGGTGGTCCCGGGCCAGGCCCTGCTCCCCACCCCGGCCTTGCCCCtgcccccgggcccggcccgaGCCTCGCCAGCCCAGGTaaaccctctcctctccccttaattctcatttatttatCCGTAGAACTGGCAGCGGGACGAGCGAGCTCTTCCCTGGGGGGCTGCTCCCATGCTCTGACCCCGACCGGCACCGACTGCCGCCGCCGGGACCGGCGAGGCTCAGGGTCAGGCAAGCTGCTCCTCCGTGCCGCGGGTCGCGTCTCCACAGGGACAACGCGACCCTGACCAAATTCCTGCGACCTTCAGGTGTTTCGGGCAAATGATATTCCCTCCCAGCTCTTCCCACGACCTTCTTGAATATAAACTTTCTCAAAGCAGGTGAATGCAATCCATCGATGTCCGGTTTAACATCGTTTCGCTGAGCCGAGCTGAGGGGTTTCCCATTGCTACTCCTGGGAGTCCCGATGGCGTCTCTCATCCTCAGGTGTTCAGGCCGccggggtttttttcttgttaaacttAATGCTTTGACCAACCCCATCCTGGGGAGCAGAACACATTTGATTTAGTAGCGTTTGGTGGAGCTCCTCCGGCTTTTAGTTTACTGCCCCGTGAGATGTTGTGAAACAAAGCAGGGTTCTGGAGTTTGGTTGTGTAGAGCAGCTGCACGTGTCTGATGCGGGGGATTTGTCAGGAACAGAAAGGTTTGGGCATTGTCTGCGCATACAGAAATtatgaatgttttcttctgagtCTGGCATTCCGGGCCTATTGAACTTGCAAAGGCTCTGTTCTCATATCATACAGGAATTATATCTCATATCGTATAGGAATCTATAGGCTGCAAAGAGATTGCTTATATTTAACACAAGAATAGATGAGCACACTTCTTTTCTGGCTTAGTTGTTTAATTTTGCTTGAGCTTCTTCTCTGGCTCTGTTAGGAGGCAGCTGAGTACAGAGGCTCAGTCGCTGGTAGCCCAGCTCACACTGATAAATAGAAATTGATGTTCCTTGTCTGATCTTGCTACCATTAACAACAACTGCTGTTAAGAGCATTGACATGGTGtctaaaaactgtattttcagtaaAAGTGAATGGTCTGGTGATTCAATCGTGGGGCCTTTTACTCTTGATCATTCCAAAGACCTCAGCCAAGCTGCCAAAAACTTTTCTGTCCCTCCTACTCTTCCCTGGTAAAGTCTGAATAATTTGTCTTTCAGGTGGCTTTTACCTCCATATTCTTTGAATTTTGTACAGGAGTTTAGTGACATGACGCCTTAAAATATTCACTCTGGATGTTCTTAGTACCTTTAATTTATTAAAGTAGACTTTAGGAATCTGATTCATCTTTAATTCATGCTCTCTTTGCTCCATCACTGCCTATTTACGCTCAATTACTAGGGAGTTTCATTCTCTGGCTCTCAAGTGCTGCCTTCAGAGTGCAAGGCAACAATTACACGCAGAAGGTAGCTGTCTTTAATGTTGTGAAAATaataggtttgggggttttttgtcaaGTATTACAAAATGCATGCTTTGCCTCGCATCCCGGACACAAAGGATCCCAGCAGTTTATGGATCAAACTTGCACTAACGACGGCAGCTTATTTGTTAAATTGTTATAACTTAGAGATGAGACAAACTTGACTTCTTGCCATATTGATGCAAGACAGCACTGTTTTCAAATCTGTAAATGAAATGGGCGGTTTCATCTTGCTTGGCTTgatgacatttttattgaaaCGCTCCTTTTTCTCTCCCCGGTGTGCTCATCTTTCCACTTGAAACGGGGCAGATGAATATCCCTCCGAGAAGCTGAGGATTACACAGAGTTTGCACAAATTCCAACCACtaatatgcaaataaaatgaaCGAGCAAGACACTTATTGGCAACCTCCAGCAAATGTTCCAGGCCTGCGTCAGtatttattcctatttttatGAAAACTTCTGAACAAAGTGTGCCTGAGCCTTCAGGAAGCAAGTCCTGGCTGTGTGTGGGCAGAGCTGCTTGTGATCTGCGACTGCATTTCCATACCCCTTAATGTCAGGGCTGCTCAGATCCACAGCTCGGCTTCCCTGCAGATTCATCTTTTGCTTTAACGGGGAGGTTCTCCCGAACAGAACAACCTCTCTGATGGCTTTTCACAGCTCCACTACGCGTTTTTGGTCCTCCTTTTTTGCCTTAAGTGGCTCTGAAAGGCGTCAGAGCCTACAAAGGGTTTTCCTTTAAGCTGTGTGCTGCACGCAGTGAGTCATCCTGCAGGACTCACAAGCAGTTTCACAAATACCAGATGGTAGTAAAATTAAAAGTAGTAGCTAGTGGCAATTAAGCATTTGCTATAACCATTCTCCTTTCCTGACTGTAGGAAGCTgccaaatgtcttttttttttttttttttcctaacttgactgaaaaaaaaccaagctaTGTTTCTGCAGAGTGGAAAATTAACAGAATACAagaccttccttccctagcccgTAATCCCATTTGGAGTTGAGTGGAAAGCTATTTGCTGTATTTCGTGCATCTCTgggagaagatgaagcagaaaaaacACGCAGTAAAGGAAAATTTGGGGCATTGTATGGGCACATGCAAAAAGTATTTCAGCAGTGACCCTGTTAAACCCACAAACTGTTCGCTTCTAAGCTTGCAGGATGTACAGCTCTTTAAAAACAAGACTACGTTCAGGCGTGCTACGGAGTCACTGGGACttagtttggattttttgttttgtttttatactgCAGGCTGTTGCAAAGGATTTGCTCCACAAACTTGGAAATAGTTTGAGTTCATTAACGTAGGAAGCGTGTCCAAATACCATTGTGTTTGGCTCAGTATAAATAACAATGACTGCTCCCCTTCCTTTTCAGTGACTCTTGCTGCTTGGCATCTTTTGGATCTATCAGCAATACACAAATAGTTATTAGCTTTCTCAAGCCCCAGATACGCTACCTCGGCCCTTCCTTCCGATGTATTACACATGCAGCATGCTTCATCCATTCTGTTATTTACAAGTCACATGTGATGTGACCTTGCCAAGATTTTTTGGAGATAAATCTCTCTTAATTTATGCATACCTGGCCAGGAAGGACTTTTTCATGATTCGTGTCGCAATAAGAAGCACAAATCTACTTCTTCCTATCATGTAAACAACACACATGATTTTTTATTTCCCCCAATCATAATGGATAATTAGTGTCTTCTTTATAGTGAATCAtattaaaattattgttattagtTTTTGCACTGTGCTTTAAGAAATCCTAAGATGTTTTCATGCTGGGACAGATGAGGAAAGGGTGAGGTCAAACCAGCCCCACGTCACCGCTGCCCCCAGCTGTGGCATTTCTAGCCCTGTTCTGGCAAGGAGAGAAGCATCGGGGGCTGATGGTGCATCGCAGCAGCTGAGGAGCCCAGGACAGGGGATGCAAGAGCAGAGGGGAAACCAGGGTGGATATAGGGGGTTTAAATCAACAGTTTCTCTTAGGAAGATCTCCTCCTAAATCCTAGTCTGGTGCCAGTGGGTATTTCATGTTGTTTGTTGAGTAACACCTCCTAGCGTGCTGTGCAGCCTCTTAAAACACACTTTAATCCCCCCGGGACGGGAGGGCAGCTAATGCAACAGCTTCTGAAAAGGAATGACACGACTGGTAGAAAGACCAGAATTAGTGGATACATGGATAACCTGATAAACAGAAAGGAGTCAGGAGAAGTCTTGCCTGGAAGACCTGTTGGAAGTCCCTTGAGTACGTCCTCAAACGCATGGGTGGGGAGAACAAGGTACTTCAGTCTACTTGAATTTCCAGGCGCCTTTTTAAGGATAAGCAGCCTCTATTTGTGGAAAGCAAGCACAGATTAAGAGGGAAGAACATAACCTGGACAAATAGCAGAGTAAAAGATTGGAAAGAGTGGGTTGGCGTGACCAGTTACTTCTGTTCACAGGTGAATGTCACCAGTGGAAGCCTGCAGGGATCTTCACCCCTCAGCGTACCCACGAGTGCTTTCTCCTTTTGTGAGCAAAATTTTGGCAAGTTAAAACCCAAGCTAAAAAATTACAGCTATTTTGTGGATCATCCAGCTTCGGTGGTACTTGAGTTATTGAAATCTCTACCAGCTAGGCAGAGAGTTGTCCTAAAGATTCCCACGGTAGGGAACTGGTTTGTTTGtgatcttgttttgctttgtttctccttACTCATCGCCGCCTTGCCTCCTGTGCTGGTGGGCCAGCAGGTTTTCCTGGAACAGGTCATGCGTCTGGCACCAAGCTGTGGCACTATCTGCTAGGCAAAAGGGACCATATGCCTGTCAGACAGCCCCAGAAAGACTTTTGTTTAAGGAATCCCAGTGATGCAAAGAATTACAGTGATTGTCACTGTGcaggtgaaacactgaaacaccAAAACACCAACCGACTTCTAGATCACGTATGGTTTCTGTGCAAAGCACAGAACTGAAGGAGTGCTGCAGATCCCAAGCTGGAACTGCTTTGAAATCACTTTGCTTTGAGGTTAAGATCATAACGATGAAATGTTTATCTGATTGGAGCCACGCACtgctcctggagcagcagaagagcCCGGCTCAGCCCATCACACGCTGCAGATGAGGAGCTGCGTGTCCTCCGTCTGCTCATCTGCTGGTCCTTCAAATATCTGTCTGGGAAACCTGGGCTTTTGCTCACTGCTTTTTCCTTGCTGAGAAGGAACTCGAAATGTTTGTTGCGCTGTATCTTGTCCCAGGTGTGATCTAATTCCTTAATTCATCTTTCCTTTCTATGTTTCAGCTTTCAAAGTTTCCTGGAGTGCCGCAGCCCCGACCTGCTCAGGATGGACCCTGTTGTTCTCAGTTACATGGACAGTTTGCTGAGGCAGTCGGACGTTGCCTTGCTGGAGCCCCCAAACTGGCTTAACGATCACATCATTGGGTTTGCCTTCGAGTACTTCGCCAACCACCAGTTCCAAGAATTTAGCGATCAGGTTTGTTTTATCAGCCCCGAAGTGGCTCAGTTCATTAAATGTGCCCTTAGTCAGGAAGAAATAGCCATATTCCTTCAACCGCTGGACCTTCTCCACAAGAAGCTGGTGTTCTTGCCTATCAATGATAACTCCAACCAGGTCGCTGGGGGCACCCACTGGAGCTTACTGGTTTATTTCAGGGACAAAAAGTGCTTTGCCCATTATGATTCCCACAGTAAATGCAACTCTGTCCATGCCAAGCAAGTGGCGGGGAAGCTGGAGGCCTTCTTGGGCAAAAGAGGGGGCAAAGCAACCTTTGTGGAGGAGAAGGCGCCTGCCCAGCAGAACAGCTATGACTGTGGGATGTACGTGATCTGCAACGCGGAGGCTCTGTGTCAGGGATACTTCAGGGGCCGGCCGGAGCCATTGCTGCAGCTCCTCACCCCCTCCTACGTCACGCAGAAGAGATCGGAGTGGAAAGCTCTCATCACCAAACTGGCACAGAAGTGAGCAAGGTGCAGGTccagccccccccaaaaagcTGCCTTCCCCACCTGTGAGGCAGCACCCCCAGTGCCTGAGGGAGATGCCCATGCGCAGGATTGTCCCAAAGAAGAAGAATGTAACCCCTCCAGCATGGCTACACCCCCCAAACACCCCGTTCCCTCCTGGAAAAGCCTTAGTCCCCTCTGGAAATCACTAGCCTTTGAACTTCTAAAGAGAAAAGTCACTTTGCTTTCAAAGAAATCCTCCTCTCCATGGTGAATTTTTACGCTAATTGCTGTGGCAAAATGGGTTGCTAAAGAGACTTCTCTGCCTTTGCCCAGCAAGCAACCCACCCTTGTTAGGTGGCTGTAATTGGCTACAGGCATTGCTGTTCCAAGCCAGGTTTAGCGAATGCCCTTTAAAACCAaccccaaaatgctttatcatgGCTATTTCTAATTTGTGCCTCCTGCTAGTGGTATTGGAGCAGTCTAGGCTTTTACCAGCAAGGATTTTTACCCCTGAAAACCTGACGTTGGGATGTCGATGTGAAAAGATGAAACGCCAAAGGAAATGCTACAATTAAttaaagaatggagaaaaaaaaaaaaatccattttcttcagATGGGTGATCCTAGGCTGTATGGcgatagctctttttttttttttttttttgtcccccacCCTTGCTTGCTCTTATTACAAATTAAAACCTGACCCTGAACTGCTGGAAGATTAACAGGAAGCTGAGAAACCCAATCCTAGGAAAGGAAACTTAATTGAGATGAAAAGCAACACTCACTCTTTGaaggttttgagggtttttttcattacaattttaGGTCACCTCCATTTGGGGAGGGTTCGTCAGCGTTCCCCAACCCTCGTTAGCGTTCACTGTACTTGGAGCATACGAGGCAGTCGCTGCTTCCTCTAGCACAAAACCAGTTCTGTTACTCAAgataaaaaaaccacaccaggGAGAACAAAAGGACAGAGTTTGAGGTATAAAAGCCAAAGATAACTGCGGTCTCCTTGAAGCCCAAGAAGTCCTTAATACACTTCTAATTGAAACTCTTTTCCTCCTGTGCTGGATGATGGCTGGGATCTCGGAGCAGATCCTCTCATTAAAAAACAGGCTTAGCAGTGgggaagataaaaattaaaatgagatgtCGTTGCAGGATAAGGAATAATCTCTAACCTCATGAGAAGCaaag
It includes:
- the SENP8 gene encoding sentrin-specific protease 8 isoform X1; translation: MIFPPSSSHDLLEYKLSQSSFQSFLECRSPDLLRMDPVVLSYMDSLLRQSDVALLEPPNWLNDHIIGFAFEYFANHQFQEFSDQVCFISPEVAQFIKCALSQEEIAIFLQPLDLLHKKLVFLPINDNSNQVAGGTHWSLLVYFRDKKCFAHYDSHSKCNSVHAKQVAGKLEAFLGKRGGKATFVEEKAPAQQNSYDCGMYVICNAEALCQGYFRGRPEPLLQLLTPSYVTQKRSEWKALITKLAQK
- the SENP8 gene encoding sentrin-specific protease 8 isoform X2, coding for MASLILSFQSFLECRSPDLLRMDPVVLSYMDSLLRQSDVALLEPPNWLNDHIIGFAFEYFANHQFQEFSDQVCFISPEVAQFIKCALSQEEIAIFLQPLDLLHKKLVFLPINDNSNQVAGGTHWSLLVYFRDKKCFAHYDSHSKCNSVHAKQVAGKLEAFLGKRGGKATFVEEKAPAQQNSYDCGMYVICNAEALCQGYFRGRPEPLLQLLTPSYVTQKRSEWKALITKLAQK
- the SENP8 gene encoding sentrin-specific protease 8 isoform X3; its protein translation is MDPVVLSYMDSLLRQSDVALLEPPNWLNDHIIGFAFEYFANHQFQEFSDQVCFISPEVAQFIKCALSQEEIAIFLQPLDLLHKKLVFLPINDNSNQVAGGTHWSLLVYFRDKKCFAHYDSHSKCNSVHAKQVAGKLEAFLGKRGGKATFVEEKAPAQQNSYDCGMYVICNAEALCQGYFRGRPEPLLQLLTPSYVTQKRSEWKALITKLAQK